CGCCGCGGCCTCTCGGTTCGAGCTGCCGTTCGCGACCAGTTGCAGCACCTGCTTCTCTCGATCCGTCAACGTGCCGGCACCGGGCCTGCGCACCTGCCCCATGAGGTGCCGTGTCGCCGACGGCGCGAGCACCGACTCGCCACGCGCGGCCGCACGGACGGCTCGCATCAGTTCGTCGGGCAGCGCGTCCTTCAGGAGATATCCGATCGCCCCCGCCTCGATCGCGGGCAGTACGTCGCTCTCACTGTCGAAGGTGGTCAGGATCAGTACTCGGGTGCTCGGTGCACGCTCGCGCAGGGCGGCGGTCGCGGCGACGCCGTCCATCCCGGGCATCCGAAGATCCATGAGCACGACGTCCGCCGCCAGCAGCTCCGCACGTTCGACGCCCTCCGCGCCGTGCCCGGCCTCGCCGACCACGACGATGTCCTCGGTGTCCGCGAAGGTGTCGCGCAGCCCGCCCCGCACGATCGGGTGGTCGTCGACGATCAGCAGTCGAATCATCGGTCGGTCTCCCCCTTCGCTCCCGCACCCCCGAGGGCGATCGCCGGAACGCGCGCGCTGACGGAGGTCCCGTCGCCCGGTGCGCTCTGCACCTCCAGGTGACCGCCCACCCCTCTGATGCGCTGGCGCATGCTCGTCAGGCCGAAGCCGGCGCCGCCCCCTGTGCCGAAGCCGCGTCCATCATCCCGCACGTCCAACAGCACCTCGGTGCCCGTGTACGACAGCGTGACACCGACGCGCGAGGCCTCCGCGTGCTTCGCCACGTTGGTCAGCGACTCCTGCGCGACCCGGAAGAGAGACACCTCGATCGCCGGGCTCAGCGGCTCTCGGGTACCGGTGACCGCCAGCCGCGCGCTGATCCCCTGGTCCTCCGACCATCGCTCGGTCAACGTGCGCAGCGCGTCGGGAAGGTGCGCTCGCCCGAGTTCCTGGGGAGCGAGCGCCTGCACGGACCGTCTGGCCTCGGTCAGGCTGCTGCGCGCGAGTCGAAGCGCACGCGCGACGTGCTCTTCCGTCTCGCCCCGCATACTCGCGGACCGCTCCGCCGCCTGGAGTTGCGTGATGATGCCCGCGAGCCCCTGCGCCAGGGTGTCGTGGATCTCGCCCGCCAATCGCTGCCGCTCGTCCTGCGCCCCGGATTCACGGGCCTGAGCGACCAGTTGCGCGTGGAGTCCGGCGTTCTCGTGCAGTGCAGCCTCAAGTCGCTCGACGAGTTCCTCCCGCTTGCGTTCCTCCGGCTCGCTGCGCGCCGTCAGCAGGATTCCCACGCCGATCGCCGCGGTCTGCACGGCGACGATCAGGATGAACTCCGCGAGCATGTCCGAGGTCGGGTCGGTCCACACCCGCATCGCCGACCCGTTGAGCGCCACGGAGGTGGCCAGGACCCCGAGCACCCCCAACGGCCACGGCCTGAGCAGGTACGCGTGGAAGAAGCCCGCGACCGTGAAGACGAGGAAGCTCTCGGAGTACGTCATGAGGGTGACGCAGAGTACGAGCAGCCCGACGAAGAAGACGCCCGCCGACATGGGCCGGAGCGTTCTGCGCCTGATGGGCAGCGTGTGTCCGAACAGCACCCACGGCACCGCGACCGCGACCAGCCCGAGGACCGAGGCGCCCTCGGGCCAGAAGCCTTCACCGGAGGCCGGGAGCACCCGCGAGAAATAGAGGGCCGTCGAGATCGTCAGCAGCGACCACGGCGTGATCAACTGCAGCAGGTCCCAGACCCGCAGCTGCTCCGCCTTCCAGGCCAGCCGGGAGCGATTCGCGGTCTGCGCCTCGTCCGTGACGGCGGATTCGCGTGTCCCGGAGCTCGGGTGCTCACCGGCCCCGGCGTCCCACGTCATCGACACCTACTCCCAGCGGAACAGCTTCGCGGCGATCGCGCTCGCGGTCACCGCGATTCCCGCCATTATGGTGATCTGCAGCCAGAAGGGCTGGCCACCGGCGGTGGCGGTGATCTCGCCTGCCTCGACGGACCACGCCGCGGTGAGAGCCTGTAGACCGGGCGGGATGAATTCGCCGACCTCACGCAGCAGGTCGGGCATGAGGACACGGGGCAGGAAGGCTCCGCCTGCGAACATCAGCGTGACGAACAGCAGGGTGCCGATCTGGTTGGCGGCACTGCTCGTGCGGGCCACGGCCGCCGCGATCATGCCGATTCCGAGCAGCGCCGCATAGCCGACGAGGAAGGCGACGACGAACTCCAGGGGCCGCTCGGGCGGCGCGATGCCCAGCACCGCCCACGCCGAGAAGATCATGAGCGCCGCGGCGACGACCACGGAGGCGAACGCGACGATCATCTGCGCCAGCAGGACGCCGCGCGGATGCGCGGGAGTGGTCGACAGCCTGCGCAGGATGCCGCGCTCGCGATACGTCGCGATGACCGACGGGACGTGCTGCACGGCGATCATCACCATTCCGAACACCAGTGCGGTCGGCGCCCAGATGTCGATGGACCGGAGCCCGCCCGTCTCCGGCGACGACTCTCGGAGGGCCGGGACGGCACCGAGCCCGAGCAGGAGTGCCGTCGGGAACAGGACACCGAACATGACGGTGGCGGAGTCTCGAAGGAAGAGCCTCGTCTCAACCTTGACCGCCTTCAGGGGAGCGCGCATCAGTCGACCGCCCTCTCGGAGAGCTGTGCGGAGCGCGGGGCGCGGCCCGTGAACGCCATGAACGCGTCGTCGAGGTTGCTCCGGTCGACGCGGAGATCCCGCGCCACGACCTGCGCCCTGGCGAGCGCCCCTGCGACGCTGCTCAGAAGCTCTCCTCTGCCGGTGACCAGCCAGCGGCCCTCGGCGATCGCGACGTCGGTCACGTCGGGCAGCTCGGTCAGGACACTCCTGTCCAGCGGTTGACTCACGCGGAAGCGGACCTGCCGCACCGTGTTCGCTCGCGCGATCAGCCCCGCCGGCGTGTCCAGTGCGGCAACGCGACCACTGTCGATGACGGCGATCCGGTCGCTGAGGCGTTCCGCCTCGTCCATGAAGTGTGTGACGAGGAGGATCGTGACGCCCCTGTCGCGAACCCGTTCGATGAGGCTCCAGGTGTCGCGTCTGGCCTGGGGGTCCAGGCCGGTCGTGAGCTCGTCGAGGATCGCGACCTTCGGGTCGCCCACCAGAGCGAGGGCGATCGAGAGCCGCTGCTTCTGTCCGCCCGAGAGGGACTTGTACCGCGTGTCGCGCTTCTCGGTGAGGTTCAGGAGCTCCATGAGCTCGCGCCAGTCGGCGGGTTCCCGGTAGAACGAGCTGTAGAGTTCGAGCGCCTCGGCGACCTTGATCGCATCGGGGAAACTGCTCTCCTGCGGTTGCACGCCGAGTCGTTCACGCACCTCTGCCCGGTCCTTGATCGGGTCGAGTCCCAGCACGGAGATCGAGCCCGAGTCGGGTGTCCGCAGCCCGGCGATGCACTCGACGGTCGTCGTCTTGCCTGCGCCGTTGGGCCCGATGATGCCGAAGATCTCCCCCTCTTCGACGGTGAACGAGACGTCGTCGACGGCGACGTGCCCCCCGTAGCGCTGGTGCAGATCTCGTACTTCCACTGCGTTCATGCCGCGAAGTCTCGGGCGCACCGCGCCCCTTCTCATCGACCGTGGCGGCTGAGCTCGGGTTGATTCGTGCCTCCACCGTTCGGTGGAGGCACGGCGCCGTGTGGATGGGGACGCCCCGTCGGTCGTCGCGCGATCCGTCGCCCCGCCGGGCGGGCGACCCGGAGGACGGACCGACCTGTTCGACCTCCCGCGTCGGCCCCGGTGTTCGGATCGGCTCGACGCCGAGCGCGCCGCGAGCGTCGATGTCGCCGTGTCCGGTCGAGGCGGGCAGGCACCGACGTCCGGCCGCCGTCCGAACCTGCCGCGTCGCGACCACCCGAACGACCCGGTTGCCAACCGGACCGCAGGTCCGTATCGTCGAACAAAAGCGGACCAATGGTCCGATTTGCCGCTCAGGAGGTCGCATGCCCACCCGCTCCGCCGTCGACGTCTTTCGACAGGCGTTACCCGCTCTCCAGACCGGTGAGGTCCAGAGCTGGCTCGATCTGTGCACCGAGGACGTCGTCTTCGAGTTCCCCTTCGCCCGCCCCGAGCAGCCACACCGCGTCGAGGGCAGACCGGCTCTCGCCGAATACCTCACGGCCGTCACCTCCCGCGTCCGGCTCGACGGTCTGGACGCGCTGGAGACGCACCAGACGGTGAATCCCGACGTCGCCGTCATCGAGGCGACCGCCACCGGCACGGTCGCCGCCACCGGCGAGCCCTACCGGATGTCCTACGTGGTCGTGCTGACCCTGCGGGACGGGCTGATCGCGCGTTATCGGGACTACTGGAATCCCCTGCACACCTCGGACAGGAAGGCCGCGGCATGACTCTGTCCACATCGGATGCCACGTCGGTCGGACGTGCTCTCGTGACCGGCGCGAGCGGGACCACCGGGCGCCGGGTGGCGGCCGGACTGGCCGCGCGGGGAATCGCCGTGACCTCGGCCAACCGCTCCGGGACCGGGCCTGCGGGGACCCGGGGGACCCGGTTCGACTGGCATGACACGAGCACGCACCCCGGCGCCCTCCACGAGGTCGACCGGGTATACCTCATCGTGCCCGCCGACGACGCCGATCCGCAGGCGGTGATGCGTCCCTTCCTCACCCTCGCCAGGGAGTCGGGGGTCCGCCGCGCCGTCCTGCTCAGCAGCTCCGCCCTGTCCTCGGGCGGCCCCGGACCAGGCGCCGTGCACGAGGCCGTCGCCGAGCTGTTCGACGAGTGGGCGGTCTTACGCCCGAGCTGGTTCATGCAGAACTTCGTCGGAGACCATCCGCACGCCGCCACCATCCGGGCGGAGTCCGTCATCACCACGGCCACCGGCGACGGGCGAGTCGGCTTCATCGACGCCGACGACATCGCCCGCGTCGCCGTCGAGACGCTGCTGTCGCCCGTCCCGTGGAACACGGACCTCGTCCTCACCGGTCCGGAGGCGCTGAGCTACGACGACGTCGCGGCCGTCCTGACCGACGTCGGCGGCCGTCGGATCGCCCACGTTCCCGTCGACGCCGACACGCTGCGAACCCGACTGGAGGCAGCCGGGGTGTTCCCGGCGCTCGCCGCGATGCTCAGCACGCTCGACGTCGCCATCGCAGGCGGGATCGACGACCGCGTTACGGATACCGTGTCACAGGTGACCGGCACGGCGCCTCGCTCCTTCCGCGAGTTCGCCGCCGCCGAATTCCGGTTGTAGAGACGTCGAGGGGTGGCCGTGGCAGGCAGGGAACGAGCAGACGCCGCGCGCAACCGGCAGGCGATCCTCGATGCCGCGGCCACCCTCTTCGCGACCTCCTCCGATCCCCTGTCGATCACGATGAACGACATCGCGGCCGAGGCGGGAGTAGGCAAGGGCACGTTGTTCCGCCGTTTCGGCGACCGGGCCGGGCTGCTGAACGCGGTCTACGCGACGCGGATCGGCGCCCTGCACGACGCCGTCGCCACCGGCCCGCCCCCGTTGGGACCGGGCACGCCCCCGTCCGAGCGCGTCGTCGCCGTCCTCGACGCCCTCGTCGAGTTCAAGCTGCACAACCGCCAGGTGGCCCTGGCCTTGGAGCACCTCGAACCGGGAGCGACGAACTCCTGCCTCGACACCCCGAACTACCGCAACGCCCACACGCTGTTCGCCGGCCTGCTCACCGACGTCGTGGGCGCCGACCAGGCGTCCTGGGCCGCCCACGCGCTCCTCGCCTACACACGGATCGACCTGCTGGGACACCTGATCACCGCGGAGGGCTGGAGCGCCGAACGGGTCCGCGACCAGATCGGCGCACTCGCCGCACGCATCCTCGCCCGCTGACGAGGCGTCTCGCCGGGCGGCCGGCCCGGCACGCGCCACTCCGGCCGCCGCTCACGAGATCGCCGCCTCCTCACACGGGTGTGCAGGCGCGGCGGCGCAGCCGACCCCGGCCTCCGAGGCACGCCCGTTCCGCGGCGCACGTGCCTGGTCCGTCCGCCTGCGCGTCCGAGGCGGACCGCCACCCGACCCGGCACCGCCGGGCGGGATGCGGCGACCCCGATCGCCACACCCCGCACGACGTGCGCGCCGCCGGGCGTACCCGGCTGGGCATCCCCTCAGCCCGCGGTGCCGTCCGCCGCGCAGGTGATGTTCTTCTCGGGCAGGTCGCCGTGGACCAGGAATCGCGTGGTGACGTTCAGGGCGCAGGGGTTGTCGCCGAGGACGTAGACGCCGTGGCCGCTGCCGTCGACGCTCACCAGGCGGGACCGGTCGCCGAACTTCTCGTCGAGCAGTTCGCCGCCGCGCGACGGGGTCGCCGGGTCCCGCTGGTTCTGCACGATCAGGACGTTCGTCGGCCCGTCGCTCTCGATCTCCACCGGCTCCTCCAGCGGCTCCTGCCAGTACGCGCAGGGCATGATGTTGGCGGCGGCCGCGCCGAACAGCGGGTAGGCCTCACGGTCCTCGGCCACGCCACGCTGGTAGGTCTCGACGTCCTCGGGCCACTCGGCGTCGTTGCAGGTCACCGCCAGGAAGGCCGACCAGGAGTTGTCGAACGCCGAGGGCTCCGACGCGCCGGTCGGCGGACCGCTCGGCAGCACGGGCAGATCGGCGTCGAGCAGCGCCAGCACGTCCTGGGCCGCCGGGTCCGAGACGGACACCGACTGCCAGAGCTGCGCGGTCCTGCCGTAGGACGCCTCCCGGTAGAGCCCGCCGAAGGTGGCGAGCCGGAAGAGCGTCCCGTCGACGACGCCCTCCACCGGGTTCTCGTCGAGCCGTTCGGCGATGTCGAAGTAGGTCTCGCGCACCTCCTCCGGGGTGCTGCCCAGCTCATAGGAGTCGTGTCGGGCCGCGGCCCAGTCCGCGAAGTCCGGGAACATCTCCTCCAATCCGAGGCCGAACCGGCGGATGCCCTCGTAGTCGAGATGGGTGTCGCCGATGTTGCTGTCGAGCACGACTCGGTCGGCGGTGTCCGGGAACATCGAGGCGTAGGCGGCGCCCAACGCGCTGCCGTAGGAATAGCCCAGGAAGCTCGCCTTCTCCTCGCCCAACGCCGCACGGATCGAGTCCAGATCACGCGCCGTGTTCGCCGTCGACAGGTGCCGCAGCCGCCCGTCGACGTCGTTGGCGGCGCACTGCTCGGCGACACCCTGGGCGATCCGCGCCTGCTCGGCGACGGCGGCCTCGTCGACCGCGTACGGCGGGATGTTGCCGAAGTAGTCCGTGTCGTCGGCGGTGAAGCCGCAGCTGACCGGGGCCGAATGCCCGACACCCCTGGGGTCCACGCCGATCAGGTCGTAGCCCGCCAGGACGCTGTTCGGAAGGCCCTGGGAGCTCAAGAGCGTGGACAGGTCCAGCCCGGAGCCGCCCGGGCCGCCGGGGTTCAGCAGCAGGATGCCGCGTCGCTGTTCCGGGTTGAAGCTGGGCAGCCGCGAGATCATGATCTCGATCCGCTCGCCGTCGGGGTCGCCGTAGTCCAGCGGCACCGGCACCGTGGCGCACTGCAACAGCGGCGGATCGTTGGGCACGTCCGCCGGACACTCGCCCCAGGCGAGCGGTGTCGCGGGGGCGGTTCCCTCGTCCGCGGTCGCCGCGGGCACTCCGATCAGTGCCCCGGACAGACCCAGCACGGCCAGCAGGGTCGCCCCTCGCCGGACATCGCGTCGTCGATTCACGTGGTTCACACTCCCGAGAGTCGGTTCGACTGCCGACACCACACACCGTGCCGCTACGGCATAGTCAAGGACTCGTCGGCCACCGTCTACGAAGGACGCTCACGGCCCGAGAGGATCGGCCGAGGCCGTCGGGCCCGCGTGGGATCTCGCGCGGACAAGAGCCGATCTCGGGTGTGGGGAGGAACGATCCGTCGTCGGCGGCCGAGCCGGGGCAGGCGGCGGCCGGATGCCGTCGAGCGGACTCACTAGCGGCGGACTCGCCGCAGGGGACCCGCGCTAGCGCAGGATGCCCTGATGCAGCGCGCGCAGCACGGCGTTGGTCCGGTCCCTGGCGCCGAGCTTCACCAGGATGGTCGACACGTGGTTCTTCACGGTCCCCTCCGCGAGGAACAGCACCTCGGCGATCTCACGATTGCTGTACCCCTCGGCCATGAGGCGCAGCACCTCGCGTTCGCGTTCGGTCAGCTCCTGGACGGGCGGCGCGGCGATCTCCCCCGGTGTGGGGCCGGAGCGGATCGCCCGCAGCATGCGGTCGGTGATCGACGGCGCGATGAGTGTCCCGCCGTCCGCCAGGGTGTGCACGGCGCGGGCCAGCTGCTCCAGGGTCACGTCCTTGAGCAGGTAGCCGCGTGCCCCCGCCCTCAGGGCGTCCAGGACGACGGTGTCATCGTCGAAGGTGGTGAGGACCAGCACCGGGATGTCGATCCGGCGTTCGGCCAGTTGGCGCAACGTCCAGATGCCGTCGTAGCGGGGCATCCGCAGGTCGAGCAGGACCACCTCGGGTGATGCCTCTTCGATGACCTCCAAGGCGGCGCGGCCGTCGTCGGCCTCACCGACCACGTCGATGTCTGCGATGTCCAGCAGGGTGCGGATGCCGTGCCGCACGAGCGCCTGGTCGTCGACCACCACCACCCGGATCACGTCGGCATCCTCGCGGTGACCTTGAAACCGTCGCTGCCGTCGAAGGCGACGTCGCCGCCGAAGGCCGCGAACCGCTCGCCAAGGCCGCGGAGTCCGTTGCCCTCCATCGGACCGGAGTGTCCTTTCCCGTCGTCTACCGCTGTCAGTACCGCGCCCGTCGCATCCGCCGACACCTCGATCCACAGTTCTCGTGCCTCGGCGTGCCGGATGGTGTTGGTGACGATCTCCTGCACCGATCGCACGAGCGCCGCCGTCTGCGCCTCGTCGAGCCGGACCGCCGGGTCGACGTCGATCGACACCTCCAGGCCGGGCAGGTCACGTCCCACCTGGCGCAGCAGGTCGGTGAGGTCCGAGGGCTCGACACGCAGTTCGCCCACCGTGGCCCGCACGTCGGCCAGCAGATCACGAGCCACCCGATCGGCCCGGTCGACGTGCTCGCGAGCCCGCTCGCCCTCGCGGTGGCGGGCCGCCTCCAGCTCCAGGGTCAGCACGGTCAGCTGGTGGCCGATGAGATCGTGCAGCTCACGCGAGATCCGCAGCCGCTCCGCCGTGCGGGCGGACTCCGACAGCAGCGCCGACGCGGCACGCAGGTCGATGTGGGCCGTGGTCAGGTCGCGGCGCATCTGCTGTTCGCGGACGAGTGTGAGGGAACTCAACATCGTGGCCAGCTGGATGGCGATGTAGAAGCCCACGATCGTCATCAACTCAGTGGGCGAGGCTTCCGCCAGCATCAACAGTACGACGAGCACCACGGTGTTGAGCCCGATGACCGTCAGCCCCATCGGCGGCGGCACGGCGTAAACGCTCACCGCCGCGGTGATCACCAACAGGATCGGCAGCAGGCCCACGTCCGACGCGGTCAGCACCAACGCCCAGGACGACACGACGGACACGGCGAACATCGTGTGCCTGACCTTGCACGGCCTTTCGTCCGTCGAGATCAGCAGGGTCGCGAGGAAGACCACGAACAGGGCGAGCCACCAGCCACTCGGGATCGTCACCCGAGTCGTGCCGGTCAACACCGTCCCGCCCACCCAGATCGAGACGGCGAGCATCACCAGCCCGGACCATTGATCCAGGCTCAATCGTCGCATCGGGCCACTCTAGAAGACCCGCCGCGCCCGCTGCCCGTGCCGAAAGTCATGGTTGAAGTTCCTGACTTCCGGCACAGGTGCCGAGGGCGTCCGGCTCCCTAACGTTCTTGGCATGACAGCACCGGAACCAGCAGTGCACGCCGAGACGCTGCACAAACGCTACGGCGACAAGGTAGCCGTCGACGACGTGAGCCTGCGGATCGAGACGGGCGAAGTCCTCGGCATCCTCGGCACCAACGGTGCGGGCAAGACCACCACGGTCGAGATGATCGCCGGGCTGCGCACGCCCGACCGGGGCCGCGTGCGCATCCTGGGCCTGGACCCGCAGCGCGACCGCGCCAAGGTCCGACAGGTGCTCGGCGTCCAGTTGCAGCAGGCCACGCTGCACAGCGCGTTGACGGTCACCGAACTGATCGGCCTGTACCGCGGCTTCTACCCGAGTCCCCGTCCCGCCGAGGAGCTGCTCGACCTCGTCGGCCTCCAGGAACAGCGGTCCGTCCGCTTCGAGAAGCTCTCCGGCGGGCAGCAGCAGCGGCTGTCGATCGCCCTGGCGCTCGCGGGCAGGCCGAGGGTGGTGATCCTCGACGAGCTCACCACCGGTCTCGATCCCCGCGCCCGGCGGCAGATGTGGAAGACGATCGAGCGGCTGCGCGACGAGGACGTCACCATCCTGCTCGTCAGCCATGCCATGGAGGAGGTCGAGCGGCTCTGTGATCGCGTCGCGCTCATCGACGCGGGGCGGGTCATCGCCCTGGACACCACCAAGGGCCTGGTCACGAGCGCCGGGGCGGCGAACCTCGACGAGGCGTTCCTCGCACTGACCGGGAAGGAACTGGAGGACTCCGAATGAGCACCGCGGTCGAAGCCCGCAGACCGGGCATGAAGGCATGGCTGACGTTGATCCAGTGCGAGGCCAAGATGGTCGCGCGCGACACGGCGGGCCTGGTCGTCCCGATCGGACTTCCGCTGCTGAGCCTCGTGATGAGCGCGTCCTCGGCGGGCGACGAGGTGATCAGCAACGGGATGACGGCCCTCGACCTGTTCGTCCTTCCGCTGGTGTTGACGATGGTCATCGCGATCGTCGGCATCATCAACATGCCCAGCTTCCTCTCCTATTACCGCCGCACCGGCATCCTGCGCAGGCTCTCGGTCACGCCCGCGTCCCCGACCATGGTCCTGATCGCCCAGGTCATCGTGAGCGTCATCCAGACCGTGATCGGGCTCGCCGTCGCCGTCGCCGTCGCGTTCATCGGCTTCGGCGCCAACGTGCCCACGAATCTGGCCGCGGCGCTGGGCGTCTATCTGCTCACCATGGCGGCGATGTACGCGATCGGGATGATCGTCGCCGCCATCGCGCCGACCCCGAACTCGGCGGTCGCGATCGGCCTCGTCACCTTCTTCGCCTTCGGTGCGCTCGGCGGCATGTTCGGCGGGCCCGACGCGCTGCCGGACTTCCTCGCGTCCATCGGGGAGTGGCTGCCGTTCGGCGCCGCCGTCGACGCGCTCGCCGCCGCGTGGGCCGGGACGGCCGTCGAGATGTCCTCGCTGATCAGTCTCGGAGCGACGACCGTACTCGGTGTGCTCGTCGCGGCCGTGCTGTTCCGCTGGGACTGATCCGCCGGGATGAGCGCCGGCTCTGGTTCGCGGGACGCGGCGGGTCATGGGGTACGCCGGTGACTCGCCCGTCCCGCGGCCCCGACCCCGCGCCGGGGCCGCCGAGAGCCCTGCATCGGTGGTGCGCCTCTCGCCGCCTCCGGAGGCGGCGGCCGAGGCGGTGTCCTCCCGAGGCGGTGGCTGCCGAGGCGGACGTCCGCGCGGCCACGCCCCCAAGGCGGCGGGCGCCGGGCTGAGGCAGCCCGCACGTCGACGACGTTGCGCCCCCGAGGCGGGTGCCCGCCAAGCGGGTGTCCGCACGACCGGCCGCGCGGGCCGCCCGCCGCCGCCGAGTGGCCCGCACCGCGACGGCTGCCGCCGCGATCGCCGGCGCCACCGGACCGGGCAGGCACAGCGACGCCGAAGGTCGAAGGCCGACCAGGCCGGCCGGAGACCACCGCCGGGGCGCCACGCACGATCCGACACGACTGCCCCGCCGCCGCACCCGCGCCGGCTCGCCGGATCGGCGTCGGTCGGCCGGTCGTGATCGGGTGCCGCGCGGGCCGCACCCGCGCCGGCTGCCGGACAAGTCGCGGTCAGGTCGTGACGGCGAAGGCCCGTTCGCTGGCCGTCCACGCGGCGCCGATGACGCCCGCGAGATCACCCAGCTCCGACAGCACGATCGGCAGATTCCCCGTCGCCAGCGGCATCGACCGGCGGTACACCGAACTGCGGACCTCCGCGAGGAGCTGATGGCCGAGCCTGGCC
This genomic stretch from Actinoalloteichus hoggarensis harbors:
- a CDS encoding response regulator yields the protein MIRLLIVDDHPIVRGGLRDTFADTEDIVVVGEAGHGAEGVERAELLAADVVLMDLRMPGMDGVAATAALRERAPSTRVLILTTFDSESDVLPAIEAGAIGYLLKDALPDELMRAVRAAARGESVLAPSATRHLMGQVRRPGAGTLTDREKQVLQLVANGSSNREAAAALFIGEASIKTHLQHIYDKLGVRDRASAVAEGYRRRLLT
- a CDS encoding sensor histidine kinase, encoding MTWDAGAGEHPSSGTRESAVTDEAQTANRSRLAWKAEQLRVWDLLQLITPWSLLTISTALYFSRVLPASGEGFWPEGASVLGLVAVAVPWVLFGHTLPIRRRTLRPMSAGVFFVGLLVLCVTLMTYSESFLVFTVAGFFHAYLLRPWPLGVLGVLATSVALNGSAMRVWTDPTSDMLAEFILIVAVQTAAIGVGILLTARSEPEERKREELVERLEAALHENAGLHAQLVAQARESGAQDERQRLAGEIHDTLAQGLAGIITQLQAAERSASMRGETEEHVARALRLARSSLTEARRSVQALAPQELGRAHLPDALRTLTERWSEDQGISARLAVTGTREPLSPAIEVSLFRVAQESLTNVAKHAEASRVGVTLSYTGTEVLLDVRDDGRGFGTGGGAGFGLTSMRQRIRGVGGHLEVQSAPGDGTSVSARVPAIALGGAGAKGETDR
- a CDS encoding ABC transporter permease, which encodes MRAPLKAVKVETRLFLRDSATVMFGVLFPTALLLGLGAVPALRESSPETGGLRSIDIWAPTALVFGMVMIAVQHVPSVIATYRERGILRRLSTTPAHPRGVLLAQMIVAFASVVVAAALMIFSAWAVLGIAPPERPLEFVVAFLVGYAALLGIGMIAAAVARTSSAANQIGTLLFVTLMFAGGAFLPRVLMPDLLREVGEFIPPGLQALTAAWSVEAGEITATAGGQPFWLQITIMAGIAVTASAIAAKLFRWE
- a CDS encoding ABC transporter ATP-binding protein yields the protein MNAVEVRDLHQRYGGHVAVDDVSFTVEEGEIFGIIGPNGAGKTTTVECIAGLRTPDSGSISVLGLDPIKDRAEVRERLGVQPQESSFPDAIKVAEALELYSSFYREPADWRELMELLNLTEKRDTRYKSLSGGQKQRLSIALALVGDPKVAILDELTTGLDPQARRDTWSLIERVRDRGVTILLVTHFMDEAERLSDRIAVIDSGRVAALDTPAGLIARANTVRQVRFRVSQPLDRSVLTELPDVTDVAIAEGRWLVTGRGELLSSVAGALARAQVVARDLRVDRSNLDDAFMAFTGRAPRSAQLSERAVD
- a CDS encoding nuclear transport factor 2 family protein, which gives rise to MPTRSAVDVFRQALPALQTGEVQSWLDLCTEDVVFEFPFARPEQPHRVEGRPALAEYLTAVTSRVRLDGLDALETHQTVNPDVAVIEATATGTVAATGEPYRMSYVVVLTLRDGLIARYRDYWNPLHTSDRKAAA
- a CDS encoding NAD(P)H-binding protein, whose translation is MTGASGTTGRRVAAGLAARGIAVTSANRSGTGPAGTRGTRFDWHDTSTHPGALHEVDRVYLIVPADDADPQAVMRPFLTLARESGVRRAVLLSSSALSSGGPGPGAVHEAVAELFDEWAVLRPSWFMQNFVGDHPHAATIRAESVITTATGDGRVGFIDADDIARVAVETLLSPVPWNTDLVLTGPEALSYDDVAAVLTDVGGRRIAHVPVDADTLRTRLEAAGVFPALAAMLSTLDVAIAGGIDDRVTDTVSQVTGTAPRSFREFAAAEFRL
- a CDS encoding TetR/AcrR family transcriptional regulator; its protein translation is MAGRERADAARNRQAILDAAATLFATSSDPLSITMNDIAAEAGVGKGTLFRRFGDRAGLLNAVYATRIGALHDAVATGPPPLGPGTPPSERVVAVLDALVEFKLHNRQVALALEHLEPGATNSCLDTPNYRNAHTLFAGLLTDVVGADQASWAAHALLAYTRIDLLGHLITAEGWSAERVRDQIGALAARILAR
- a CDS encoding alpha/beta hydrolase yields the protein MNRRRDVRRGATLLAVLGLSGALIGVPAATADEGTAPATPLAWGECPADVPNDPPLLQCATVPVPLDYGDPDGERIEIMISRLPSFNPEQRRGILLLNPGGPGGSGLDLSTLLSSQGLPNSVLAGYDLIGVDPRGVGHSAPVSCGFTADDTDYFGNIPPYAVDEAAVAEQARIAQGVAEQCAANDVDGRLRHLSTANTARDLDSIRAALGEEKASFLGYSYGSALGAAYASMFPDTADRVVLDSNIGDTHLDYEGIRRFGLGLEEMFPDFADWAAARHDSYELGSTPEEVRETYFDIAERLDENPVEGVVDGTLFRLATFGGLYREASYGRTAQLWQSVSVSDPAAQDVLALLDADLPVLPSGPPTGASEPSAFDNSWSAFLAVTCNDAEWPEDVETYQRGVAEDREAYPLFGAAAANIMPCAYWQEPLEEPVEIESDGPTNVLIVQNQRDPATPSRGGELLDEKFGDRSRLVSVDGSGHGVYVLGDNPCALNVTTRFLVHGDLPEKNITCAADGTAG
- a CDS encoding response regulator, whose protein sequence is MIRVVVVDDQALVRHGIRTLLDIADIDVVGEADDGRAALEVIEEASPEVVLLDLRMPRYDGIWTLRQLAERRIDIPVLVLTTFDDDTVVLDALRAGARGYLLKDVTLEQLARAVHTLADGGTLIAPSITDRMLRAIRSGPTPGEIAAPPVQELTEREREVLRLMAEGYSNREIAEVLFLAEGTVKNHVSTILVKLGARDRTNAVLRALHQGILR
- a CDS encoding sensor histidine kinase, with the protein product MRRLSLDQWSGLVMLAVSIWVGGTVLTGTTRVTIPSGWWLALFVVFLATLLISTDERPCKVRHTMFAVSVVSSWALVLTASDVGLLPILLVITAAVSVYAVPPPMGLTVIGLNTVVLVVLLMLAEASPTELMTIVGFYIAIQLATMLSSLTLVREQQMRRDLTTAHIDLRAASALLSESARTAERLRISRELHDLIGHQLTVLTLELEAARHREGERAREHVDRADRVARDLLADVRATVGELRVEPSDLTDLLRQVGRDLPGLEVSIDVDPAVRLDEAQTAALVRSVQEIVTNTIRHAEARELWIEVSADATGAVLTAVDDGKGHSGPMEGNGLRGLGERFAAFGGDVAFDGSDGFKVTARMPT
- a CDS encoding ABC transporter ATP-binding protein translates to MTAPEPAVHAETLHKRYGDKVAVDDVSLRIETGEVLGILGTNGAGKTTTVEMIAGLRTPDRGRVRILGLDPQRDRAKVRQVLGVQLQQATLHSALTVTELIGLYRGFYPSPRPAEELLDLVGLQEQRSVRFEKLSGGQQQRLSIALALAGRPRVVILDELTTGLDPRARRQMWKTIERLRDEDVTILLVSHAMEEVERLCDRVALIDAGRVIALDTTKGLVTSAGAANLDEAFLALTGKELEDSE